The window ATAAAAAGTAACTGAATCCGGAACATGACCGTCCAGCATGTAGTAAATGAACCCCCCTGCTATGGAGGCTACCGCATAGACCTCCCTCCTGAACACGAAAGGAATTTCTTTTGTAAAAATATCGCGAGCAATGCCGCCTCCTATTCCGGTGGCAAGCCCCATCGAAAGGACGAGGAACATCCCTGCACCGGGAATGGAAAGAGCGGCATCCGCACCAAGCCCAGTGAAAACGCCGAGGCCAATGGTGTCCGAGACAATAATTGTGTTTTTCAGCCTGATCGTATTTTTATAAAAAAGAATAGTAGTAATTGCGGCGGCAACACTTGCCAGAAACCAGTACGGTGATGAAAAGGCAACTGGTGGAAACTGGCCAATCAACACATCACGGATAATCCCCCCGCCTAGAGCAGTTGCAACAGCCAACGAGACTATGCCAAAAAGGTCGAGCCTCTTTTTAATCCCGGTCAATGTCCCCGACACCGCAGCGGCAATGATACCAATATATATTAAAATCGTAAATATCACAGTGTCCATTGTGCTTTCTCCTAAAGATGAAATCCATTCCGAAATTAAATGTACTCTCCCTGGAGCGTAACGGCAATTGATTTTTTATGAACGTTTTGTGTAGATATATGGCAATGCCATTTACACCTATTTCCCTTTGCCAACAAATTGCAGTGACTTTTATCCATACTATTGTTAGAGTATTTTTGTAGATTAAAAATTGGAGGAGTACCAGATGAGTCATTTTTTACAAGAGTTTAAGAAGTTTGCAATGAAGGGGAATGTCATTGACCTGGCAGTCGGGGTGATAATCGGGACTGCTTTCGGAAAAATTGTTACCTCCCTTGTGGCAGATATCGTCATGCCGCTACTGGGCATCCTGATGGGCGGGGTCAAGTTCACCGGCTTGAAAAAACAGGTAGGCGATGCAACAGTAATGTACGGGTCTTTCCTGCAAACCGTTGTTGACTTTCTAATTATTTCTTTCTCCATCTTCCTGTTTATCAAATTCATTAACCGATTTAAAAGGAAAGAAGAAGAAGAGATAGTTGTTGAGAAAATCGATCGATCCGAGGAGCTTCTGACCGAAATTAGGGACCTTTTGAAGGAACAATCCGGGAAACGCGGACTAGAATAATAAGGATGTTATTTTTTTCAAAAAAATAAATAAAAGGTTGAAACCTTTCATATAGTTGTTCGTAAAACACTTTACTACAAATCCAGAGGTGACCTTTTATATGTACGCTCAAACAAGTACAGAATATTTACCGTCCGTGATGAGGACTTTCGCAATGTCGATTGCGTTTGCGTTTCTCGGGTCAATTGCAGGCATGTTCGTTCCGCCTGCACTGTTCATGCCGCTTGTGTTCGTTGAACTTGGCATGCTGCTGTTTGCGTTCTTGATTCGAAGAAAAAAGCTGATATCATATACATTCCTTTATACCTTCACATTTATCTCAGGGATTACGACATATCCAGTGGTTGCCTATTATGCAGCAGCATCAGGCGGAAATACAGTTCTTTTGGCGCTTGCCACAACCACAGTCGTGTTTGCCGGCATTGGTGTTTACGCAACTAAATCGAAGCGCAATTTTTCCTGGATGGGCGGGATGCTCGTTGCAGCCCTGCTTGCTCTGATTGCTATTTCCATCTTCAATATCATCTGGCCGCTTAGCTCGACAGGGATGCTTGCCTTTTCATTCATAGGTGTTCTTGTATTCAGTGGTTATGTATTATTTGATTTCAGCAGGATGAAGCATTACGGAGTATCTGCAGAGGAAGTGCCGCTGATGGCCCTTAACCTGTATCTGGACTTCCTTAACCTGTTTACTAGTATCCTGCGGATTTTCGGAATCCTTGGCAGTGATGACTAAACTCCTATTTATTGGTATAAGAAAGCAGGGACCCCCGTCCTGCATTTCTGAAACAGTTAAACCCGGCTAAAGCCGGGTTCTTTTTATATCATTTGGTTGTTATAGAATCATATTATTTCGGACAATATTCGCATAGCCTTTGGAGCGACGATCAGCTGCCTCATTTAAAAAACGAATTTTTCTTCTTGCCCCGCAATATATCACCGGACCAGCCCTTCCTCTTTACAATTCCGAACAGTAATAGTGTAGAAAAGATAATTACCCCGAAGGAAAAAAGGTAACCATACTTCCATTCGAGCTCCGGCATATACTTAAAGTTCATTCCCCATATGGCTCCAAGTACAGTAGCTGGAGTGAACAAGGTTGTCAGGACAGTGAGTGTTTTCATAATCTCGTTGCCGCGGTGAGATGAAACTACCTCTTCCAGGTTAATTAAGGTATCAATCTCTGCCTGATAATCACTAACTATGGTGAAACCGCGTTCAATTTTAAGGCAAATCCGCTGATAATACGGCTTGTCAGCAATCCTTTCGGCGAAGGCCTCCTCCAGCGCTATTCTAATTTCCCTGATTGGTATCATCAAATGCTTCAACACGAGAAGCTCATGCCTGCACTGGTAAATCTCTTCGAGTATCTCGGTACTATTCTGCTCCTTCATTTTCCAAAGTAAGTTATTCAGCCTTACTTCAAATGGATCTATTTTAATAAGACTGCTAGTCATCACTTCACCAAGCAGAACCGAAAAGCCCTCAATTGCGTTCCCTGTATTCTCCATCTGCTCATCTAAAATATATTTGCTATCGTTTTTACCAAGGAGACTGTATTCAAGATTGGAAGTAATCAGAAAGTCCTCTCCTACAAAGAAGTGGAAAAGGTGGTTATCGTCTTTATCTAATAAGTCCTGCCTGAACACCAATGAACCCCCGACCCACTCTGCCCCTGGCCTAAATGTATTTATCACAATACTATTTGTTTTTGTTTCCTGGATTTTTTTTATCCAGTAATCAAGGTCATATTGAGCTTTCTCAGCGGCTATCTTCTGCAGACCTTCCAAGTCAAAATCCTCAAAATCATACCAGGACCATGAATTATTAAATTTCTTCACCATGCAATTCCACATCCTAAGAAAAAGGTCTTACTTTATCCATCCCCATCTTGCCCCCATTCAAAACTGGCACTATGTAATTGACATGTTTTCGAACTCTAAAGATGGGTATTTAATATAGACAAGATATGAAAGATAGTAGAGACAAACTTTTATAAAGGAGAGGATTTAGCCGTGAAAACTAATACACGATATTTGGTCGCAGGAGCCGGAATTGGAGCGCTTCTCTGGTATGCGT is drawn from Bacillus sp. FJAT-18017 and contains these coding sequences:
- a CDS encoding magnesium transporter CorA family protein, whose product is MVKKFNNSWSWYDFEDFDLEGLQKIAAEKAQYDLDYWIKKIQETKTNSIVINTFRPGAEWVGGSLVFRQDLLDKDDNHLFHFFVGEDFLITSNLEYSLLGKNDSKYILDEQMENTGNAIEGFSVLLGEVMTSSLIKIDPFEVRLNNLLWKMKEQNSTEILEEIYQCRHELLVLKHLMIPIREIRIALEEAFAERIADKPYYQRICLKIERGFTIVSDYQAEIDTLINLEEVVSSHRGNEIMKTLTVLTTLFTPATVLGAIWGMNFKYMPELEWKYGYLFSFGVIIFSTLLLFGIVKRKGWSGDILRGKKKNSFFK
- the mscL gene encoding large conductance mechanosensitive channel protein MscL, yielding MSHFLQEFKKFAMKGNVIDLAVGVIIGTAFGKIVTSLVADIVMPLLGILMGGVKFTGLKKQVGDATVMYGSFLQTVVDFLIISFSIFLFIKFINRFKRKEEEEIVVEKIDRSEELLTEIRDLLKEQSGKRGLE
- a CDS encoding trimeric intracellular cation channel family protein; the encoded protein is MDTVIFTILIYIGIIAAAVSGTLTGIKKRLDLFGIVSLAVATALGGGIIRDVLIGQFPPVAFSSPYWFLASVAAAITTILFYKNTIRLKNTIIVSDTIGLGVFTGLGADAALSIPGAGMFLVLSMGLATGIGGGIARDIFTKEIPFVFRREVYAVASIAGGFIYYMLDGHVPDSVTFYSCLAVTFTIRVISVYYQVNFPTFRRGEVRTWKKAA
- a CDS encoding Bax inhibitor-1/YccA family protein, whose amino-acid sequence is MYAQTSTEYLPSVMRTFAMSIAFAFLGSIAGMFVPPALFMPLVFVELGMLLFAFLIRRKKLISYTFLYTFTFISGITTYPVVAYYAAASGGNTVLLALATTTVVFAGIGVYATKSKRNFSWMGGMLVAALLALIAISIFNIIWPLSSTGMLAFSFIGVLVFSGYVLFDFSRMKHYGVSAEEVPLMALNLYLDFLNLFTSILRIFGILGSDD